One Deltaproteobacteria bacterium genomic window, AAGGATTATCGCGAATCGGACCGAATCGTCACCTTCTACAGTCCGGACAGCGGCAAGACGGCCGGCGTTGCCTTCGGGGCCAGGAGAAGTCGGAAGCGTTTTGCCAACTGTCTGGACCTTTTCTGTAAATCCCGGTTCTCTTACGTGGCCCGTCGTGACTCCGAGCTGGTACGACTCGAACGGTGCGACCTGATCGACTCGTACCCCGCGATCCGGGATCAGGAAAAGACACTGGCCTATGCAGCCTACCTAGTGGACGTGGTGTTCCGACTTACGGCAGCAGGCGACCCCAATCCGGCGCTTTTTCACTTGCTGGACACGGCCCTGCAATGGCTCAACTCCCGCAAACCCGAAAACCAGGTTGCACGGATTTTCGAGGTCAGGGCTTCGAGCCTTCTTGGCTATCAGTTGGAGCTCGAAAAATGCACGGGTTGCGGGAAAGCCTTGTCGGGCGCGCAATCAGCGGGCTTCAGCGCGGCGAACGGAGGCATCGTCTGCGACCGGTGCTCTCCAACGGAAAAACGGCGTCTTTCTCCCGGAACGATAAGGGCTCTACGATATATTCAATCGCGTCCGCTGGAAACGCTTCCGAGGTTGAACCTCACCTCTTTGAACGTCCGTGAAGCCGGAAAAGTATTACGTGACTTTTTGATCGGGTTGTTGCACAAACAGCTCCGGACCATGAACTACATCGATCGATTGGAAGAAAAGGAAAACCGATGAATTTTCAAGACGTGATTCTCACCCTGGAGCGGTTTTGGGCCGACTACGGCTGTTTGATACTCCAGCCCTATGACATGGAAGTGGGGGCAGGCACCTTCAATCCCGCTACCACCCTCCGGGTACTGGGCCCGGAACCGTGGAATGCAGCCTATGTAGAGCCCTCCCGACGCCCCACGGACGGGCGTTACGGAGAGAACCCCAACCGCCTGCAGCACTATTATCAGTATCAGGTCATTCTCAAACCGTCTCCTCTGGACGTTCAGGAACTCTATCTGTCCAGTCTGCGCAGACTGGGCATCGATCCTTTGGACCATGACATCCGGTTTGTTGAAGACGACTGGGAGTCACCCACGGTGGGGGCCTGGGGTCTTGGTTGGGAAGTGTGGCTGGACGGCATGGAAATCACCCAATTCACCTATTTCCAGCAGGTGGGCGGTATCGAGTTGAGCCCGATCCCCGTGGAGCTCACCTACGGATTGGAACGCATTGCCATGTACCTGCAGCAGGCGGACAGCGTATACGACCTGCGATGGAACGACAAAGTCACCTACGGTCAGGTGCATCATCAGGGTGAAGTCGAGCATTCGATATATAACTTCGAGGCGGCGGATGTCGACATGCTCATCAAGCTTTTCAACCTTTACGAGACGGAAAGCAAACTCATGTTGGAGAGAAATCTCATTCTCCCAGCTTACGACTACTGCC contains:
- a CDS encoding glycine--tRNA ligase subunit alpha → MNFQDVILTLERFWADYGCLILQPYDMEVGAGTFNPATTLRVLGPEPWNAAYVEPSRRPTDGRYGENPNRLQHYYQYQVILKPSPLDVQELYLSSLRRLGIDPLDHDIRFVEDDWESPTVGAWGLGWEVWLDGMEITQFTYFQQVGGIELSPIPVELTYGLERIAMYLQQADSVYDLRWNDKVTYGQVHHQGEVEHSIYNFEAADVDMLIKLFNLYETESKLMLERNLILPAYDYCLKCSHTFNLLEARGAISVTERTGYIGRVRDLARGCCSSFAEQRKEMSHPLLTSGGSAS
- the recO gene encoding DNA repair protein RecO, whose translation is MLPRDTVGIVLHEKDYRESDRIVTFYSPDSGKTAGVAFGARRSRKRFANCLDLFCKSRFSYVARRDSELVRLERCDLIDSYPAIRDQEKTLAYAAYLVDVVFRLTAAGDPNPALFHLLDTALQWLNSRKPENQVARIFEVRASSLLGYQLELEKCTGCGKALSGAQSAGFSAANGGIVCDRCSPTEKRRLSPGTIRALRYIQSRPLETLPRLNLTSLNVREAGKVLRDFLIGLLHKQLRTMNYIDRLEEKENR